The genomic stretch TTACGTTTTGTTCGCGGTTTTTATTTGATcgaattaataaatttaaatgtaaatagtcaacttaataattatatatatatattttaatattcttGTTCCTCGATTCCTTTTCCAACTTCGATAGTAGGAAAATATTTTGTTAGGTGACAAGAGAAATCTATAATCACTACTCGGAAGTGTACATTTGATAAATCATGCTCTTATTTATCTGCACTCAATAGATCATCGCTTTCAGGGTGAGGAGCTCTTCTTCGACACTTACCTATAATTTTTGCttttaaatatatcattaaaaaatacattttaaatttgatctctcaattgtttaaatttttattaattttagtcTCTTACGACATaatactctcaagtctcaaaCTCAATACTAGTCAAATCACGCGAGAGATTGAATTAACGACACTATGCACAATCAATGGACCAAGCTTGTTCAAATTGAAGGATATGAACCAAATTTCACGAAGAACAATCGAGAGATCAAAATGCATTTTACCCATCATACTTAACATTACAGTCTTACATAATACCCTGGCTGGTGTACTATACTTCAACTGTTAAAGCCAGGCCACAGGGTTGCAAGTAGACAACCATTTCATTGATCTCAGTTCAGAGTTCAGACTCATGCCAGTTATGTGACTGCAACAATTGGAAGGgaagtttataaatttatattcacaatatataatattcaaaaaaggaaaattaagcAAGAATGTATTTGAGCTTGAGCTAATGGAATCACGTGTATAATGGAAGAAGGGGAGATTTCAGCTGAGCTCCTCTCTGGGGGATCACAACTCTAATCACTCAAATCACAAAGCGATGAGAGGAGAAGGCAAAAGGGGCAAAAAGAAAGAATGAAATcaacacgaaaaaaaaaaaggtatgttGTATCAACTGCTATATAGCTGACTTCATGTAGATGTAGTAATGTAGTCTCGAAGTTGAGGCTTGTAGACTGAGTATTCACAGCGTGGATAACTCTCCAAATGTCGTTGGCTACTTCTCCCTCCCCGTAACGCCCTAGTATGTAGATGAGgcttgtatagttgtatatcAACTTAACTAATTCTCCCCAGAACGACTAGTAGATGAGGCTTGCATATCAATGTTCCTTGCCACATGCTTTCTCTTCCTGGAACTGCGTCTTCTAGATCGTGGTTTTGTAGTGCGTTTCTCGGTGTTCTCTTGGATGCTGATTAACTTTTCAGTGGTAGGCAGTTCAGGAGGAGCATCTGGCCATGGTGTGCGTTTTGCTGGGACAGTAACATCCAACGGTGGGTCGATTATCCATCTGCATAAAATAGAATATTTTAATGACAATCAAGAGTATGAAAACAACCAATATCTTCTTTGTTCAGTTGACATATAACAGTGACCTTAATTTAGAACAGAACTGCCATTCCAGAATCCAGATAAATGGGTTGACCAACATTCCTTAATTGGTATAACAAGAATAGTTTGAATAGTTTCAGGCCTGGAACACCAGAAGTCATCGGTTTGTAATTCTTACAAGATAATGAGCATAAGATAAACCAATTATATAAAGCCCACTTTGTGATTAATCCAATTCATCAGCTTGTATTGTCAAGGGCAGTAGTTATGCAAATTTAGTTAAGTTCTGCTATGATCTGAATCAATTAGGCCATAATACTGTTGTATTACCAAAAGGGAGGGGGATGGCGGGCAATTCATAAACATCAAACATGAAATGTTCAACTTGCTCAAACCAATAAGACCAATAGATTGCTCCCGctgggagttgaacttgtaatctAGTGGTTACCAAACCAATAACCTAATcaacttggttggggttgccCCGTATTTATTACATCCTAGTACATATAGGTTTCTTGGATGACAATCTAAAAGACTAAAATAAGTGGAAATTGCATTTCATGTTGACAAGATATTTAAGTCATAGAAAGAAAACAACTAAAAATACATGTTAAATGTTAAACCCACGCTATGTGTGCATGCTCAGTACATGTCCATGAatgtttattgttatttttattttatttatttcatttttatattttgtctcTATGCATCATTCAATCTACATGCCCCCCTAGCCTTACAATCTGCTAAATACATGCACACTTCATAATCTATTCTTCTCCAGCAATCTACTAGAGATTAGCCTATTTTCTAATCAAGTCATCTTTTTTCTTTGGTACATCTGAGAAGAATGAGAATTAAACCTAAGATCTCTTGTATTGAGTTTCTGACCTAAGCCATTGGATTACAATGTTCTTGGTGGTAtccctttttctttcttctttttttgatggataattaatattgattagTAACACACAAGAAACTGATGATCTGACCAACTAAAaggtgcaatttttttttagtactaccgactctgttacaatgtaatatctgttcataacaactttctcaacctactgaagcacaaagagtcaatattggtgcaatttttttttaattccccCAAAAAATGACAGAAGATAGTCATGTATGGATCAAATATACACTTAGGGATGTATTATGATATGAACACCAACTAAGACCAATACTACCAAAGTCAATCACTTGATAAAAATTAAGGGGAAACGAAAGTAGTATCATGAAACCACCTAGTAAAGTACTATAGTAATCTAAGTAGAAACTAACCTGGCAGGGAATTTACTGTCTGCCCTTGCCTCAACACGGAGCCACCAAAGCATAACCTTGCGCCCACAATTTCCTAGAGGTTCCACGACCGAAGAATCCTTCAGCAAAGAAAGCGGGCTGTCAATATCTTCTCCAGCCTCCACTATACTATCCAAATCCTTAACCCATTCCGGCTTGTCTTCAGCATCTTTCCAAACTAACCTAGAATTCAACACAAAGCCAGCCCATTCGAACTTCCCGGGCAAAACGACTGCCTTGTCTCCAACGTATCTTGCACTCTTCTCCAAGTAAGGGGACGAATCAAACGTATGCCAACCTATTAGATTGTTTGACGAATTGCAAGCCGGACCTTGAACAGGCAGTTGCATATGCTTTGCCTCGGCACCCCCTGAATGAGCAAGAATGCCAACAGACATTGCGGCAACCCATTTGGCCTTTTGGATCTCATCGAATAACTCGAGACTGTGCATATTACTATCATCCGCAAACATCACTATCCCATCTAGCTTCTCATCTCTTACATGTCTgctcaaaattcaaaacaaacaaGTAAACAACCCTACCTATTCTGTCAAATTTTCAAAtccaattcaaattttgaaatacagCCATGAAATTCGAGCCAATTTCGCATACCTCAAAGCATGAACTCGCATTTTGGACTCCAATTTCTGGCGATGCTTCCATAGAATCGGCATTTTCTCGCGGAATCCGATGTGGATAGTCCGGAGCCCCGACTTGGCTAGCAACGAGGAAGTCTCGTTTGTGATTCCGCCGGCTTCCACGACAATCCAGATGACATTGTACGGGGCATTCATCAGCGAATGCATCACTCCGGTGAGGTGCAAAGTCTGGAAGGTTCGAACATAGGTGGGAGTTATAGCGATCACAGTCCTGGGAGTTTTGACGCCATATTGAAACCTCTGTTCCCTCTGAACGATCTCGATTATCTTGTGAGCCTGCATCACCTCAGTCGAATTGGGATGCGGCCACGGCCGTATTAAGATCCCGTGCCGCCCAACCACCACGCGGCTGCTCGAAACCGTCCCGTTCGCCGGCGCCTCTAGAACGGAGAGGGCGGGGAGAGAGTATAGGGTATTACTGGGAGTGGAGGAGTTGgataagaaaaggaaaaagacgGAACGGGAGAATCTGAAGCCAAGTACCAAACTAATCAGACAACAGAGCGCGTGAAGCACAAGCCACACAACCGTCGCCGGCGATTTCCCGTCGGAGGACGAATCCAACGGCAACGCTCCTCGGAAACTGTTGCTCCTCCGGCCCAGCTTCATCATTTCctgatttacctcctccaacaacaaatcaaatgcgagaaaaaaaaaaggcgaaGATTCAGAAGCGAAAACGGGTTTGAAGAAGGGACGGAATGTTCGGTGAGATGTTAAGGCGAATCATCACAGAGATTCCTTAAAGCTTACGAATCAAACAATTGATGGATTGGCTGACTTTACTGCTAGACGCCATGATCGAGCACCTGAATTCGGGTACCAAGTAGATAATTTGGTAACGGACACGGACCCAAATCTTTTTGCTGGGTTTTCGGACAAAAATGGCCAAGggttttgaactttgaagcGCTGAACCAGGATGAAATCTAGGACCTCTGACACcggggtattttagtcatttggGACGTGTATTGCCAAATTTGGGAAAACATCAAGACAATTTCCTAATTCAGGTTCAACTGCCGATTACAATGTATCAACCCCTAAATATTCTCCATAACAAACGTTAATTGATCTGGACTTTTTTTCCCCCCGCAATAAGATTTTGTGATTGAAGTAATATTGTTCATATGGCAATAATCTAGTAATGGATTAGTTTTACTTAAAAGTCTCTTCAACCGACATGATAGAGAGTTcacaccaattttttttttttttttggtgagagaAAGGGATCCTAGGGATCCCGAGAACTAGTGCCACCTACTATAGGTAACCCCCCGCGCATCACGGGTCAAGAGAACATTCATTCCTTCTGGAGGGTGATCCAAGATCGTCGTGCCCCAAGTAGAATTCTGCCCAAGATTTGCTAGGAACGGCACATTGATTCCCTTCCCGGAAGACATGTGAGATCCTGAACTCCTGAAAAGACCGAATCAATGATTTGCAATCGGCAATAAGGGTGGAGTCGTAGGGCCCCATTCCCGAATCATTACCAAGGACCTTCACCACCGCTTCCGAGTCAGATTCCGCGATAATATAGTTGAACCTGCGGTTATTGGCCAGGACAAGACCCTCTCGCAGCCCCCATATCTCAGCCAGGAAGCTATTAGTATGACCAATATTCGCAACAAAGCCGACGATCCAATCACCTTTGCAGTCACGAATAAGGCCACCTGCGCTTGCCAACCCCGAACTTGCTTTTTTCGCACCATCCGAGTTAATTTTGACAAAGCCAGAATGTGGAGGGGACCAAGAAATCCAAAGTTGTCTGGCCGTAAGGGGTCCCGAACGTTTGAGAAGGTAACGCTGAGCCTCAGATGCCTCTTGTTCAGCTCTCATCACGATAGCGTTAGCAGAAGTGCTCTTGTTGTTGAAGATGTGATCGTTACGGGCTTTCCACATATTCCAAAGTAGGTAGGGAAAGACGACCGCCCACTTTAACCCATGCCCGGTCATTTGATTGATCGCGCATGCCTTCTCCAACCAGGTATAGATTG from Ipomoea triloba cultivar NCNSP0323 chromosome 12, ASM357664v1 encodes the following:
- the LOC115999865 gene encoding probable beta-1,4-xylosyltransferase IRX14, whose protein sequence is MMKLGRRSNSFRGALPLDSSSDGKSPATVVWLVLHALCCLISLVLGFRFSRSVFFLFLSNSSTPSNTLYSLPALSVLEAPANGTVSSSRVVVGRHGILIRPWPHPNSTEVMQAHKIIEIVQREQRFQYGVKTPRTVIAITPTYVRTFQTLHLTGVMHSLMNAPYNVIWIVVEAGGITNETSSLLAKSGLRTIHIGFREKMPILWKHRQKLESKMRVHALRHVRDEKLDGIVMFADDSNMHSLELFDEIQKAKWVAAMSVGILAHSGGAEAKHMQLPVQGPACNSSNNLIGWHTFDSSPYLEKSARYVGDKAVVLPGKFEWAGFVLNSRLVWKDAEDKPEWVKDLDSIVEAGEDIDSPLSLLKDSSVVEPLGNCGRKVMLWWLRVEARADSKFPARWIIDPPLDVTVPAKRTPWPDAPPELPTTEKLISIQENTEKRTTKPRSRRRSSRKRKHVARNIDMQASSTSRSGEN